In the genome of Streptococcus mitis, one region contains:
- a CDS encoding MerR family transcriptional regulator, which translates to MNIKSASDLLGISADTIRYYERVGLVPPITRTATGIRDFQDQDIEALEFIKCFRSAGVSVDSLVDYMSLYQKGDETREERLGILEDEKKKLEERLSQLQTALNRLNLKIKLYKEGKF; encoded by the coding sequence ATGAATATTAAATCTGCCAGCGACTTATTGGGAATTTCAGCGGATACGATTCGGTATTATGAACGGGTTGGTCTTGTGCCACCGATTACTAGAACCGCAACTGGAATTCGTGATTTTCAAGATCAGGATATTGAGGCACTGGAATTTATTAAGTGTTTTCGTTCGGCGGGTGTCTCTGTGGACAGTTTAGTTGACTATATGTCGCTCTACCAAAAGGGGGATGAAACGAGAGAGGAAAGGCTTGGTATTTTAGAAGACGAAAAGAAAAAATTAGAGGAGCGCTTGTCTCAGTTACAGACGGCTTTAAATCGCTTAAATCTCAAAATTAAACTTTACAAGGAAGGAAAATTTTAA
- a CDS encoding cation transporter, with translation MKAKYAVWLAFFLNVTYAIVEFIAGGLFGSSAVLADSVHDLGDAIAIGISAFLETISNREEDNQYTLGYKRFSLLGALVTAIILMTGSVLVILENVTKILNPQPVNDEGILWLGIIAITINVLASLVVSKGKTKNESILSLHFLEDTLGWLAVILMAIVLRFTDWYILDPLLSLVISFFILSKALPRFWSTLKIFLDAVPEGIDIKQVKSGLEQLDNVTSLNQLNLWTMDGLEKNAIVHLCMKKMEYMETCKESIRIFLKDCGFQNITIEMDADLETHQEHKRKVCDLERNHEHHH, from the coding sequence ATGAAGGCAAAATATGCTGTTTGGCTAGCTTTTTTCTTAAATGTGACTTATGCCATTGTCGAGTTTATCGCTGGTGGATTATTTGGGTCTAGTGCAGTTCTTGCTGACTCTGTGCATGACTTGGGAGATGCGATTGCAATTGGAATATCAGCTTTTCTAGAAACCATCTCTAATCGTGAAGAAGACAATCAGTACACCTTGGGCTATAAGCGGTTTAGTCTGCTAGGAGCCTTGGTGACAGCGATAATACTCATGACAGGATCTGTTCTAGTCATTTTGGAAAATGTCACGAAGATTTTAAATCCTCAACCAGTCAATGATGAGGGGATTCTCTGGTTAGGAATTATTGCGATTACTATCAATGTGTTAGCGAGTCTAGTGGTTAGTAAGGGAAAGACAAAGAATGAGTCTATTCTGAGTCTGCATTTTCTGGAAGATACCCTAGGGTGGCTGGCTGTCATCCTAATGGCCATTGTTCTTCGATTTACGGACTGGTATATCCTAGATCCACTTTTGTCCCTTGTCATTTCTTTCTTTATTCTTTCAAAAGCTCTTCCACGTTTTTGGTCTACGCTCAAGATTTTCTTGGATGCTGTGCCAGAAGGTATTGATATCAAGCAAGTAAAGAGTGGCTTAGAGCAATTGGACAATGTGACCAGCCTTAACCAGCTTAATCTCTGGACTATGGATGGTTTGGAAAAAAATGCCATTGTCCATCTTTGTATGAAAAAAATGGAATATATGGAAACTTGTAAAGAATCTATTCGAATTTTCCTCAAAGATTGTGGTTTCCAAAATATTACCATTGAGATGGATGCAGACCTAGAAACTCATCAAGAACATAAGCGAAAGGTGTGTGACTTGGAGCGGAATCATGAGCATCATCATTAG